A region of Thermobifida halotolerans DNA encodes the following proteins:
- a CDS encoding aminotransferase class V-fold PLP-dependent enzyme has translation MDIEALRRDTPGCAHRVHLNNAGAGLLSEQTLRAMTSHLELEAAIGGYEAADREAERIGAVYADIAELVGGRAEEVALFDSATRAWSAAFSAVALSPGDRILTCRAEYGSNALAYLRAARRTGVEIVVVPDDESGQIDTAALADLVDERTRLVAVSHVPTSGGLITPVAEIGRITRAAGVPFLLDATQSVGQFPVDVDRIGCDMLCATGRKFLRGPRGTGFLWVRTEALEYLEPHAVSLKAATWDGGRGFTWNGGARRFETWEMSPSNVLGLGAAVRQALGVGLDRIGRRSVALGARLRERLDAVAGLATHDLGRQRCAIVTATVASLPAADVAAALARHGVNVSVTAADHTPFDTERRGLPPLVRFSPHYYNTEAELDRAVEVVAALARTAA, from the coding sequence ATGGACATCGAGGCACTGCGCAGGGACACCCCCGGGTGCGCCCACAGGGTGCACCTGAACAACGCCGGGGCGGGACTGCTGTCCGAGCAGACGCTGCGGGCGATGACCTCCCACCTGGAACTGGAGGCCGCCATCGGTGGCTACGAGGCCGCCGACCGGGAGGCGGAGCGCATCGGCGCCGTCTACGCCGACATCGCCGAACTCGTGGGCGGACGGGCCGAGGAGGTGGCGCTGTTCGACAGCGCCACCCGCGCGTGGAGTGCCGCGTTCTCCGCCGTGGCCCTCAGCCCGGGCGACCGGATCCTGACCTGCCGGGCCGAGTACGGCAGCAACGCGCTGGCCTACCTGCGGGCCGCCCGGCGCACCGGCGTCGAGATCGTCGTGGTCCCCGACGACGAGTCGGGGCAGATCGACACCGCCGCGCTGGCCGACCTGGTCGACGAGCGCACCAGGCTGGTCGCGGTCAGCCACGTCCCCACCAGCGGCGGACTCATCACCCCGGTCGCCGAGATCGGCCGGATCACCCGGGCCGCCGGAGTTCCCTTCCTGCTGGACGCCACCCAGTCGGTGGGGCAGTTCCCGGTCGACGTCGACCGGATCGGCTGCGACATGCTCTGCGCCACCGGCCGCAAGTTCCTGCGCGGGCCGCGCGGCACCGGTTTTCTGTGGGTGCGCACCGAGGCGCTGGAGTACCTGGAGCCCCACGCCGTCTCTTTGAAGGCCGCCACCTGGGACGGCGGGCGCGGCTTCACCTGGAACGGCGGCGCGCGGCGCTTCGAGACCTGGGAGATGAGCCCCTCCAACGTCCTGGGCCTGGGCGCGGCCGTGCGCCAGGCCCTCGGCGTGGGGCTGGACCGGATCGGTCGGCGATCCGTCGCGCTCGGCGCCCGCCTGCGTGAGCGTCTCGACGCCGTGGCGGGCCTGGCCACCCACGATCTGGGGCGGCAGCGGTGCGCCATCGTCACCGCCACGGTCGCCTCCCTGCCCGCCGCCGACGTCGCCGCCGCGCTCGCCCGCCACGGCGTCAACGTCTCGGTCACCGCCGCCGACCACACGCCGTTCGACACCGAGCGGCGCGGTCTGCCTCCGCTGGTGCGGTTCTCCCCGCACTACTACAACACCGAGGCCGAACTCGACCGGGCGGTCGAGGTCGTCGCCGCGCTCGCCCGCACGGCCGCCTGA
- a CDS encoding GNAT family N-acetyltransferase, producing the protein MTTRPRARRMRVLEAEPIRTARLRLDPLRVDDAAEMAEALADPALYRFLGGEPPDEERLRERYADLVAGAEEPGVSWCTWTVRQAADGRAVGMVQAVVGPDVGGMRAVISWMVGTAWQRRGYAAEASRALMGWLRERGVGTVTAHIDPRNAPSAAVARSLGLAPSGGDHHGEDVWTDRPRRT; encoded by the coding sequence ATGACCACCCGACCGCGTGCCCGCCGAATGCGGGTCCTGGAGGCGGAGCCGATACGCACCGCGCGGCTGCGCCTGGACCCGCTGCGTGTCGACGACGCCGCCGAGATGGCCGAGGCGCTGGCCGACCCGGCCCTGTACCGCTTCCTCGGCGGTGAGCCGCCCGACGAGGAGCGGCTGCGCGAGCGCTATGCCGACCTGGTCGCGGGCGCGGAGGAGCCGGGGGTGTCCTGGTGCACCTGGACGGTGCGCCAGGCCGCGGACGGTCGGGCCGTGGGCATGGTGCAGGCCGTCGTCGGTCCCGACGTGGGCGGGATGCGCGCCGTCATCTCCTGGATGGTGGGCACGGCCTGGCAGCGCCGCGGATACGCCGCCGAGGCGTCGCGCGCCCTGATGGGGTGGTTGCGCGAGCGGGGTGTGGGCACCGTCACCGCGCACATCGACCCGCGCAACGCGCCGTCGGCCGCGGTGGCCCGCTCCCTCGGCCTGGCGCCCAGCGGAGGCGACCACCACGGCGAGGACGTGTGGACCGACCGTCCCCGCCGCACCTGA
- a CDS encoding ribonuclease Z, protein MSTRELTILGTASAVPTKRRGHNGYFLRWDAHGILFDPGEGTQRQMRHAGLAAHDITRICVTHFHGDHSLGLPGVVQRIARDRVDHPVRVAYPGQAQAYWERLRHATSFVDTDVVEAQPVAGQEAVVAGEEDLVVTALPLHHSIPTYGYRIAEPDSVRMLADRLAERGIRGPAVGRLKAEGFVVDAAGRRVELADHSVPRRGQVFAFVMDTGLCDNAIRLAEGADLLVIEATFLDADADLAERYRHLTAAQAGYVAARAGVRRVVLTHISERYGSDDDARFVAEAAEHFDGDIVLAEDLARVAVPRRV, encoded by the coding sequence ATGTCGACGCGCGAACTCACCATCCTGGGCACCGCCAGCGCGGTTCCGACCAAGCGGCGCGGACACAACGGCTACTTCCTGCGCTGGGACGCCCACGGCATCCTGTTCGACCCCGGTGAGGGCACCCAGCGGCAGATGCGGCACGCGGGCCTGGCCGCGCACGACATCACCCGCATCTGCGTCACCCACTTCCACGGCGACCACAGCCTGGGTCTGCCCGGGGTGGTGCAGCGCATCGCCCGCGACCGCGTCGACCACCCGGTGCGGGTGGCCTACCCCGGGCAGGCCCAGGCCTACTGGGAGCGGCTGCGGCACGCCACCTCCTTCGTCGACACCGACGTCGTGGAGGCCCAGCCCGTGGCCGGGCAGGAGGCGGTCGTGGCGGGGGAGGAGGACCTGGTGGTCACCGCGCTGCCGCTGCACCACTCGATCCCCACCTACGGCTACCGGATCGCCGAACCCGACAGTGTGCGGATGCTGGCCGACCGGCTCGCCGAGCGCGGGATCCGCGGTCCGGCGGTGGGCCGGCTCAAGGCCGAGGGGTTCGTGGTGGACGCGGCGGGGCGGCGCGTGGAGTTGGCCGACCACAGCGTCCCCAGGCGAGGGCAGGTGTTCGCGTTCGTGATGGACACCGGCCTGTGCGACAACGCGATCCGGTTGGCCGAGGGCGCCGACCTGCTGGTGATCGAGGCGACCTTTCTCGACGCCGATGCCGACCTGGCCGAACGCTACCGGCACCTGACCGCCGCGCAGGCCGGATACGTCGCCGCGCGCGCCGGGGTGCGCCGCGTGGTGCTGACCCACATCTCCGAACGCTACGGCAGCGACGACGACGCGCGGTTCGTGGCGGAGGCCGCCGAGCACTTCGACGGCGACATCGTGCTGGCCGAGGACCTGGCGCGGGTCGCGGTGCCGCGCCGCGTCTGA